The Micropterus dolomieu isolate WLL.071019.BEF.003 ecotype Adirondacks linkage group LG22, ASM2129224v1, whole genome shotgun sequence genome contains a region encoding:
- the hsd17b2 gene encoding estradiol 17-beta-dehydrogenase 2 produces the protein MEICVCVVAAAAFIFTVLWRVRGACGYGYWPGALGAFGAALYCSVPPAVCGGALLSYSFILICVAERRQELPAARRAVLITGCDSGFGLALAQQLSDTELTVFAGVLDVNGPGAQQLRERRSENVQVLQLDVTDIAQIETAHRYICTQVADTGLWALVNNAGVLYCPVDAELLPLTTYRRCMEVNFLAAVKMCQVFLPLLRRSRGRIVNVSSMAGEVPMPMFAAYGASKAALSVFSKVMRMELSAWGVKVALIQPAGFRTSIFGNSDDVARYRDEILNAASSEAREDYGKAYISSLPSSLSQMSQQSAEDLSPVLDAMRHALLSVHPRPVYTPGQMGWLLPFLHRCCPASVFDAIITSIVKHTNCEPAGLRRS, from the exons AtggaaatctgtgtgtgtgtcgtcgCTGCAGCTGCGTTCATCTTCACCGTGCTGTGGAGGGTTAGAGGGGCCTGTGGGTACGGGTACTGGCCCGGGGCCCTCGGGGCCTTCGGGGCCGCTCTGTACTGTAGTGTTCCTCCAGCTGTCTGTGGGGGGGCCCTCCTCAGCTACAGCTTCATCCTGATCTGTGTGGCTGAGAGGAGACAAGAGCTGCCGGCGGCGAGGAGGGCGGTGCTGATCACAG GTTGCGACTCAGGGTTCGGTCTGGCTCTGGCTCAGCAGCTCAGTGATACCGAACTGACGGTGTTTGCTGGGGTGCTGGATGTGAACGGACCTGGAGCTCAGCAGCTGAGAGAACGCAGATCTGAGAACGTGCAGGTGCTGCAGCTCGACGTGACCGACATCGCCCAGATAGAGACAGCACACCGCTACATCTGCACTCAGGTGGCTGACACAG GGTTGTGGGCTTTGGTGAATAATGCAGGAGTCCTTTACTGTCCTGTGGACGCAGAGCTCCTCCCCCTCACAACCTACAGACGCTGTATGGAGGTGAACTTCCTGGCGGCTGTGAAGATGTGTCAGGTGTTCCTCCCTCTGCTGAGGAGGTCCAGAGGACGCATCGTCAATGTGTCCAGCATGGCAG GGGAGGTGCCTATGCCCATGTTTGCTGCTTACGGAGCCTCCAAGGCAGCGCTGAGCGTTTTCTCCAAGGTGATGAGGATGGAGTTATCGGCGTGGGGCGTCAAGGTGGCTTTAATTCAACCTGCAGGCTTCAGAACAA gCATCTTTGGGAACAGCGATGACGTCGCTCGCTACAGAGACGAGATCCTCAACGCCGCTTCCTCTGAGGCCAGAGAGGATTATGGGAAGGCGTACATCTCGTCTCTCCCCAGCAGCCTGTCCCAGATGTCCCAGCAGTCGGCGGAGGATCTGTCTCCGGTGCTGGACGCCATGCGTCACGCTCTGCTTTCGGTCCACCCCAGACCCGTGTACACCCCCGGACAGATGGGGTGGCTGCTCCCGTTCCTCCACCGCTGCTGCCCCGCCTCCGTGTTCGACGCCATCATCACGAGCATCGTGAAACACACCAACTGTGAACCAGCAGGCCTGAGGAGAagctga